The Pleurodeles waltl isolate 20211129_DDA chromosome 7, aPleWal1.hap1.20221129, whole genome shotgun sequence genome contains the following window.
AGTTTAGATAACAAACATAAGTCCATGTTTTGTACAGCTGCACATATCACCACCATATATGTCGTATTACTGTGTCCTTATGTTTCACACTGTGAGGTCAGCCGTGAACAAATCACAATAAACATgtcaataaaataaaaagtatggCAAACACTAAAATGGCATTTAACACTATACTtacaatatacattaaaatagaaCTTGGAAAATAGTTAAGAAACCTAGATGTCTGTGATGTATTTAGAGTGAGTCTCATCTCAAGAGATAGCTGACAAGATCGCTAGAGAGTCAAGTGCCCTTTTACGTGACTCTTGGGCTGAATATTGTATTAGTGGAAATCTAAGCAGTCAaggcaccattgtttcatgcaaaaGATACAACACACTGTGAGTTAGCATTTTGTCGTCTTCTCTGTTTTCATTCCATAAAAAGAGCACCTCATCCTTACTTTTTAAACTCCTTTCCAGGGTTATTCCCAGATGCAGATCCAAGAAATGCGGGCAATAATACAGGTAAAGCAAAAACATGACCTGAAAATTCCTCAAATCATCTGTCAGTTATATTCTCAACAATGGATGGACTAACTGCATTTTAAATGAATTGCAATTTTACAAATAAAATTCCCACTGTCATTCCTTTGCCTCCAAAATATCATCAGTATGAAACTATACAACCTCTTGACTTGTAATAGTATAAAATCATGCCTTTTTATCTTTCTTTGTGGTTTGATGGTTTTGTTGATCCAGATGGCTATTTTCTGGTTACTCTACAGAATTTTACAGACAAACAACTTTCTAGGGGAACCTAACTTAGATCAGAAAGACTACCAGCTTTACCCTACTGTGTTGCAATATGACTGCTTACAGCTTGGATCACTCTTCTGAGGAGTATTTCCTTCTCTGCAATATAACTAATCAAAAATACTCAAACTTTCCACCTTGTTACTTAAACATAGTTTTTGGGATACTGTTGTATCCTAGATGCACTCCTCTTATAGACACACTTTCAAGTAATCACTATAAAAAACATGCTACATGATTCTGCCTCAAATTTCGAATTTGGCAGATTAAGGTGATCCACACAAAACCGGCAAATTTCCTGTCTTCTGTTTCCTTTGTTCAGTTCCCATAttttaccaaactctaaatcccaCCATTTTGTGTGTTGCTGCACCCAAATAAAGAACACAGATTGCATACCTTTTTACTTTAACGCTATCATTGTATTCATAGCTACTGGCACAGGATGTTTATGTACATGGTTTATCATAGAAAGCATTAACTCTTATTTAAACATTAGCAGTCCTAGTGCTGCCACTCCTAAACATCTCCAGGTCTAAATTTGCCACACTTAAAAAATGCAACGATACAATTATAATATTCCTGGACTCCAAAGAACAATGCCAATTGAAGAATCATGCACGACCATAGGACTATGCTCTGGAAAACAAACATGAGACCTTAAATGGATTCTAacattttctcctttcttttaggGTTCTGGGTCTGTTGAAAACATTGATCCCAAGAAATGTGAAAATCTTCTTGACAACATGTTGACTGGAGTCCTCGGACTAGTGGTGAAACACCCTCTCTGATTTACATTTTATGGTGGTGATATGTAATATTGTTTAGCAATGCATATTTCGCATTATTGCATGGCTGTGGGTTTTTCTTCATGAATAAACTGTTCTGATCATATGTTGTCAATATTAACAAAGATGAAAATTACGGTATTAACTGATTTCTCATTTTTATATGTGTTCATTGATCTCGTTTACATGCAGAAAAATCTTCTAGGACCTCTTCTTGGCACATTATCCGGAGTGctggtaaatattatttttttccttttcgaAATTACTCTAAAGCTAAGACGTGACCAGAAACAAACACAGGTAGACAAATTAAATAGTCATCGGCAACATTCTGATTAGACAACATTTGCGTTGCTTATAGATAGGATTAATCACACCTCGATTTGGAAAATATGATTATCAAGAAAAGCAGTTAATTAAGAAAGAGCAGGAAGTACTTTTTAACTAAGGAAAGTGAAACTTACAAGTtgtgatatgtaaaaaaaaaaaaagtactttaaacAATTACCATATGATAAACGTTTAAATACGCTTTCAAAATGTTATTCTGACAAGTCCTCCAAATTCAATTGCTCATTAAGGGTGGAGTTACGCTTTAAATGAAAATTCATCTTCgctaatacatttagggccagatgtagcaaagactttgcgactcgcaaacggcgaaaatcgccgtttgcgactcgcaaatgcgtctttgctatgtagaaatgcattttgcgagtcggcaccgactcgcaaaatgcatttccgagtcgcaaataggaaggggtgttcccttcctatttgcgagtcgcaatggtatgcaattccatttgcgatcgcgaaagcggtcgcaaatggactcgcagttaccatccacttcaagtggatggtaacccagtcgcaaacgggaaggggtccccatgggaccccttcccctttgtgactggaccaaaaaatatttttttcagggcagggagtggtccaagggaccactccctgccctgaaaaaaaccgaaactaaaggtttcgttttttttgaagtgcagctcgttttcctgtgaggaaaacgggctacacttaaaaaaaaaaaaactgctttatttaaaagcaggtcgctaacatggaggcctgctgacgtcagcaggcctccatgttaggagtgcctatactcgcaatggggccgcaatttgcgacccacctcatgaatattcatgaggtgggtcattgcgaccccattgcgagttgcagtcagtgtctgagacaccgtactgcatagcaatttgcgacttgcaaattgcgagtcgcagggactcgcaatttgcaagtcgcaaattgcctttttcctacatctggcccttagatcggTGTCAGTAATTAAACGTAAATACAACATTTTTGTACTTGACAGCTACTTAGGGTCTCATGTATGTTCTCTCAGTGAACATCCTCCTTTTCCACCAAATCTGCAGTTTTTCTGTCTCATTTAGAGGTAGGAGAACCGCTGGATTGGCAGAGACTCAGCTGGTTCCATTGTCAGTAACCCCTGACCCAGTGTTCCATACATCAGAGGCCTGGCAGGTCATCGTAGCTGTCACTCCACCATATTGAGCGGGGACTTCTATTAGTTTTATCCCACTCATATCCGCCTTGCAAAGCAGAGTGCACTTGTGCAGAAAAAGTGTAAAATGGCCTTGATTGGCAGGAAGGTATGTTCCCACGCATTGGggctatttgtttttgtttagcgAAATCAATCTCCTGCTTACTAACAAAATACAAATCTTCGTGAAGAATTTCAACAATAAAATCGAATGTTTTATCAAGAATGTTTTTTCAACTAATTACGCTTTATTGtaatgtttcatagaaatattAAGTGTGAGCTAAATAGGAAAAATGTTGCATAGCAAAACTAACAATTATTTTCAATATAATCTCAAATGTACGGAATATTCTAAAATAAGTTAAAGCCTTGGAACCAACCATTCAAATACTGACTAAATGTATAGCAAACTGGGTTAAATAATACCCACTAATTACAAACTCCTAAATAGATTTCCTTACTGTTATActaatttgtaaaacatttttaaaacggtTAGACAGCACATAAAATGTTGGAAAGTTTTTACTTCCCAGCACATCTGACAATTCAGATTCTTTAATATGTGCAAGTAGTGTGTGCAATGAAACGTGAACCATTGGAATACTGAATTGTGTCAAATTTTCTTTACTTATATGATAATGTGCATGGAATGCATAAAAAAACAGCCAAGCGTTGTTTTATGGATTCACCTGCAGTATGGGCCAAAAAGGACGTTTAAACTTGAACGtgacctcacatatgtgtgcaacgATCTTCGGACAAGTGAGATTGTTATTATTTTCAGAAGCAAACACACAGTGAGGAGGCAGATGATAAAATCTATTTTCAAAGTGAGAATTTAGCAGAAAAGGTAAAGCGACTTTCAGAAAAATCCAATTCAGAAAGGCAACTTTTCATTTCCCCGCACCAGCAGTACCAGGACAGAGTAGTGTAGTACTAATATGCATCCTATATTTAGAGCCTACAGCAGTCTTACAGTGTGTGCACGATAGGCTGGGCTATGAAAAAAGAAAGGGGACGAGACAAGCTATTAATCGCCCTTGTCTGTTTGCTAACGTTACAAATCATCTCTGAAGAATAATACTGTTCGCTCTCTGCACACTTtccatgtcatcagcatatgccttTGACTTGCAATCTGTTTCATTCACTACTTTCAGTACCTTATCGGAATGTTCTTTTAGATTGATATTATAACTTTACATTCTAATTCTTTTAGCCTGTATTGATGTCATCATATCACCGAGGAAATATTTAAATGTAAAATCTTAAAAGTGAAATAGCATTGCTGATTATTAATAACAAGTTCTTATGGCCAGGGCATGATTTTGGGGCCAAATGGGCTTGTTGGGGGTCTTCTTGGAGGCAACGGTGGGCTGCTTGAAGGCCTACTTGGTGGAGGAGAAAACGGTGGACTTCTTAATGGTCTCCTTGGAGGAGAAAAGGGTGGAGTTGGTGGTCTCCTGGGACGTTAATTAAGGTAAAAATGCCTGTTTTGGAATGCTTGGCAATTTCACTCCCGATCCAAGAAAATTGTTGCGATAATTACAGGCATATTCAGTATCAAGTGTATGACATGAATGAACATATGTTAAACACAAATATTTATCTCTTGCAATGAGTTGTGAACAGTATTTTAACAGAAATGTTGTAGGTTAGTACAGATGCCACCTCTTTTTCTGGTACTATGTACCGTCAAAAGCGCACAAGTTTCTTCCATATAATAGTGTAGGCCAGCACATTGTTTCCGAACATTCCGAACATGTACTCTGTGCAATTGTGTTTTTCAAAAAGATACTTTGTGAACTAAATGGCATTTTCTCAGAAATTCCCTTGTTTGGGATCAGTGCCTGAGCTTGGCTCAATCTGAAATGTGGTGCTTTGCATTTAGACTCGATGTTTtccccacaagtttggcagtctgctcgtctgaccgccaaacttctaatgaggtccttaatctctTCAATTTGTGTTTGAGTGGAATAATTTGCGTGGCAATTATTTGAAAACAAATCTACATGTGGCCTGGATGTAAAATGATCCTTTAAACTGGTACTTTTAttgaatactttatttttggaTAATAAGGGTAGTTTTAAGATCAACAAATGTGTATGGTCACTGCCTGAGTAGAATAACTACTTCTTCATTCAGTCTTTATATGGAAAGGAGCTCCTTAGGAGTGATTGAGTGGACTGATTTTTATGGCAAGGTGTTGAGTGGAATGATGTCGATGGTTGTTATCGAGTGGAGCCATGTCTTTGGTATTCTAGTgagaaaaattatatttttgggAAATTAACTTTCTGTTGGTTGATTTCTGATTTCATTTCAAGCATAAGTGGTTTATAATATGTTATGTTCTTCTCTTTCAAAGGATGTAGCATTCTAGTCTTTTTAGTACTAGATGCACCACACAGAGGACTGCTGCCAGCTAATGGGATTATCTTCTTTTCTGCCTTTCCATGCAAGAGATTTCCTTCAATCCAGATTCTCTACAAGATTTTTCATGATTATGATTGTACTTTATGTGACTTCCTAATAAAGTAGCAAAGCATCTCAAAGCATGtctcatttttatttataaagaaCACAGAGGACTGTATTATGAATGTTTAACTATAATGTTTAGACCCTTATATTAAAGAAGATAAAATCAAATTCACTTCCTTTCAGATTTTTTCTGTAATATCCATGCAGCAACAGTTTTGTCTGGAAGAAATTAACATTATGAAAGCACAGGATAGAAATACAAATGGCAGACAATTGTCATCTGATCAGCAATATAATTGATCAtaaaaaatagttaatttaacaGTTGCACCTTGGGTAACAGAAGTTATACCCAAAAACGGGAGCTTGGCGGGAAAAACTAGCCAAAACAAACTGTGAACTTTGAGACTGAaatagagtttggcaggtgggtacTACTATGTTACAAATGCGGCTGATAGCCTTTTAGCATTATTTCCTAGTGCACTGGTAATCAGGAGGAGAGGATAGGTGGTCAAGACATCCATAAAGTTTGTGAGAGAGTAACCATCCACCAAGCTCTGCATTAGGCCTTTTCTCTGGAAAGTGAGTCCACATGTTAGAAATCATGAGCATAAACAAAACTGTGGGGtaggatgaatgaatgaaagcaaATCAATAGGAAAAAAGATGTCACTGGGATGGGGAACATCAAATCAGCTATGCCTTTGTGCATCTACAATAGGCCCTTATATTTCATATAACAAAGTTTTGAGACAAAATATTGtagaaaaaatattgtgtcaagaatatcaaggaaaATAATACCTTGAAGATAACTTTCTagaggtaagcaaagttttactgtaCAGAACTCCACATATCTGTACCAAGACAATATCTATATATCATTAAGGCACATAGATGTGAAGTTACCTAGTTGAACTTatcttctcgatattttggtccctGATATTTATGATGTAATATTCTGTCGACCTGGTAtttctgtttctgatattctgtcagtgatcccaaACTGGTAGGGTCAAGGATAAATCTGATATACTGTAGTTCATTAAATCATGATCTGAACAAAGTTAAGGATTCACTATTATTGTGCTCATTGCATGTTGGCCAGTAACTGGAGGTGGAAAAACTAGGCCCAATTTACTGATTCCAGTCAATATCCCCTACGTTGTTCTGGGCCATTAATGATTGTGATCCAAATTTGGGTAAAAGGTGTGTGACACTGGATTGGCGAGTTTATTACCATATGCAGTTGCCAGACTCTGACCTCTTTTCCACTTACTTATGCATGGGGTTTTGCCAGGAGGGTTACCCTGTGACGATACCCCTCTGTATGACTAGTAAAATAATCTAACTCAATATCGCTTTTCACTCTGTGTGGTAGCTACTACCTGGGCAGTGAGATCTTGCTCATTGCCTGACTGAAGCATAAGAATCCACACATGGCTGGGAATTGGTGGTTTAAGTCAAACAGCGTTTCTAAGTATTCAGTGTAAAACATTAGAATCCAGTTAGTGGCAGGCAAAATGAGAAAAGTGCACTCAGCAAGAAATACTCCAATTAAAAGCCATTGATTATTGATCAAGTAAACAGATAGTAAGCATCAGTGCTAAACTGGGGAAGCAAAATCAGCTCTGGCAAAAATACTTAAATCTACACAAGTGCTTTTCTCTACTCCCACTGTCTCTCTCTTTCCATTCAACTATTCTCTCATTCCCCTTCTCTCCTATCTTTCTTCTTCCACTCTGATCTCTGGCTGTCTCTCCATCTCTTTCTCcccctctttatttctctctctcttgagCCCCCTGAGCCTGCTGCAACTAATCTCGAGGAGCTGGAGACAGTGACAGCTGTGCCAGCACCAGCCCGAGGCTTTCAAAACAGACCTCCAAAGGCTGCAGCCCACCCATAAAGTACCCTGAGGCAAAAAAGGCCATTACAACTCTGGCAAGCATAAAACAAGAATTtgaaatgcaacgggtcttgcatttcatcgagttagagctattagcgttgtaaactcctaaccggacttttcttgatcgcgctgcgaaataaagagaaaaagtagtccagaaaccatatggaaaacatggagcctcgtatgtttccagtagttggtcggtgtgctcaaggagggctaaacaccagaaaaggcttgacgtgtgcatgcctttcactaatgaaagcaagaaaattttaaaaggcaagtcccgAACCAATGTAAAGGATTGACGTGACAGGGGAGTTGTTAGAATCCCAAAGAGAGATTGCAGCAGTGGAGGGAGCGCTTTGCGCTTACCCCTAATGACGGTCTTTACATTCCAGGTTCAAGGTGCTTTAAAAGTAGGCACTGATGGGAAAGATGGGAAATACGGCCCATTCAAACAGGGCCAGACAGAGAACTAAATCAGTCCTGGCACATTCTGTCAAATGTACTGCCATACTACGTGAATAAACCAATCGCGGCAAGCAAGTCCACCCAGGACAAGAAGGGTTAACATTTCTTGGGAGGGTCTCTTTGAAAGACATCTTTTGACACAATGGaaaaaaatatcacatttttaAACGCATAGTAAATGATAACGAGTCATGGTGGAAAAAGCAAGGAGTTCTCCACTTGTCACCCCTTGCTCTCTtattcacactctctactgtattgCTTAACACGTATTTGGCTCTTGCTGCTTTTCTTCATCACAGTAAATTTCTTTGCTTTCTATTCTATGTTAATTCCTCATTATATGTTTTTTTTCGAATAATTGTCTCATTACATTAGATTATCAACTACTCGACTATCTTTCAATGCCTAACTTTTCTTCTCTTCTGTATCTCCATTGTCTGTCATAAACTGTCCTTTCGATGGCTCTCTTTTTTGTCGCTCTTCAATAGCGCACACATTCCCACGTTCTTTCAATTATTGCTATACCTTATTTGAAATGATTTCACTATTTCATGACATCGTAAGCACAATGAAAATAAATGCAATGCACAGAGCTCAGCATGAATTAATTTAC
Protein-coding sequences here:
- the LOC138247290 gene encoding uncharacterized protein; the protein is MKLTISLLFMALSGCLAISSDYSLQQQSSSMKQEDAYYFTRCVKSNVKNYQRIMQSTSKDREFKIKCSLHNLLTVLEELSDDLGCSVEDVMRQMGYSQMQIQEMRAIIQGSGSVENIDPKKCENLLDNMLTGVLGLVKNLLGPLLGTLSGVLGMILGPNGLVGGLLGGNGGLLEGLLGGGENGGLLNGLLGGEKGGVGGLLGR